In Geopsychrobacter electrodiphilus DSM 16401, a single window of DNA contains:
- the era gene encoding GTPase Era has product MTEQQTFRSGFVSLVGRPNVGKSTLLNKILGQKITITSNKPQTTRNRILGIHNLDGGQILFIDTPGIHKPQGKLNQFMVDQAIAACSDIDLVLFLVEATSMAGGGDEFVLNILKKSAVPVVLVINKIDLVDPPKLLKLIDNFSQLHEFHAVIPLSAKTGNGVDRLLKEAEPFLTPGPRYYPDDIITDLPERFIVAEMIREKIMRRTREEIPYGVAVQVETFTEKPEKNLVVIQAMIHVERESHKRILVGKQGRMIRDLGQDARIEVERFLGTRVFLELFVRVDENWSQSDRMLRELGYE; this is encoded by the coding sequence ATGACTGAACAACAAACTTTTCGCAGCGGTTTTGTTTCGCTGGTAGGCCGACCCAATGTCGGGAAATCAACCCTGCTCAACAAAATTCTCGGGCAGAAAATTACGATTACTTCAAATAAACCTCAGACTACACGAAACCGGATTTTGGGGATTCATAATCTGGACGGGGGCCAAATTCTGTTTATCGATACCCCGGGGATTCATAAACCCCAGGGGAAGCTTAACCAGTTTATGGTTGATCAGGCGATAGCCGCTTGTAGTGACATCGATCTGGTTCTGTTTCTTGTTGAAGCAACATCGATGGCGGGTGGCGGTGATGAGTTTGTGCTGAATATACTCAAAAAATCGGCAGTGCCGGTTGTGTTGGTGATTAATAAAATTGATCTGGTTGATCCGCCGAAACTTTTGAAATTAATTGATAACTTTTCGCAATTGCACGAATTTCATGCTGTAATCCCGCTGTCCGCTAAAACAGGCAACGGCGTTGATCGTCTATTAAAAGAGGCTGAGCCTTTCTTGACGCCGGGTCCTCGCTATTACCCGGATGATATCATCACCGATCTCCCGGAGCGTTTTATTGTTGCCGAGATGATTCGTGAAAAAATCATGCGGCGGACCCGGGAAGAGATTCCTTATGGGGTCGCGGTGCAGGTCGAAACCTTTACCGAGAAACCTGAAAAGAATCTCGTCGTTATCCAGGCGATGATCCACGTAGAGCGAGAGAGTCATAAACGGATTCTGGTCGGGAAGCAGGGGCGGATGATCCGCGATTTGGGGCAGGACGCCAGGATCGAGGTCGAACGTTTTCTCGGTACCCGAGTATTTTTAGAACTCTTTGTACGAGTTGATGAAAATTGGAGCCAGAGCGATCGTATGTTGCGCGAACTCGGCTACGAATAA
- the der gene encoding ribosome biogenesis GTPase Der: MLPVVAIVGRPNVGKSTLFNRILGQRKAIVEDFAGVTRDRNYAEITRYDKPFLLIDTGGFEPASTDQLLSQMREQSQLAVEEADVVIMLMDVRDGLTPSDIEVAQLLRKVRKPVFFVINKVDGDKQETATAEFYALGVEQIHTISSAHGRGVGELLDEVMDLLPENPLPETEGEVRLAVIGRPNVGKSSLVNRLLGFERVVANPTAGTTRDSVDTPFDFEGQRYVLIDTAGIRRKGRVSQTLEKYSAVQALKAMDRAHVVLMLIDAEEGVTDQDLAVAGYAYERGRALILVVNKWDIPDKDTNSMKRYLEDVRYRFKYLPFAPVLFISALTGQRVDKIMPTVARVNGEFNRRVTTSELNSVLEEVVARHPPAMVSGRRIKLYYATQTMVRPPTFMIFTNCPDDIHFSYERYLQNAFREAFGFEGVPLWIKFRGRDKK, encoded by the coding sequence ATGTTGCCTGTTGTCGCTATCGTCGGTCGCCCTAATGTTGGTAAGTCGACGTTGTTTAATCGGATTCTCGGACAACGCAAGGCGATTGTCGAAGACTTTGCCGGGGTCACGCGTGATAGGAACTATGCTGAAATCACGCGTTATGATAAGCCATTTTTGTTAATCGATACCGGCGGTTTTGAGCCTGCCAGCACCGATCAACTCTTATCACAGATGCGTGAGCAGTCACAACTGGCTGTGGAAGAGGCCGATGTCGTCATTATGCTCATGGATGTGCGGGATGGTTTAACTCCGTCTGACATCGAAGTCGCTCAGTTGTTGCGTAAAGTCAGGAAACCGGTGTTCTTTGTCATCAACAAGGTTGATGGAGATAAACAAGAGACTGCTACTGCCGAATTTTATGCCCTTGGTGTTGAGCAGATCCACACGATTTCTTCTGCACACGGCCGCGGAGTCGGTGAACTGCTCGATGAAGTGATGGATCTCCTGCCGGAGAATCCTCTGCCGGAAACTGAGGGTGAGGTCCGGCTGGCTGTCATTGGGCGACCGAATGTTGGAAAATCGTCGCTGGTCAATCGTCTGCTCGGGTTTGAGCGCGTGGTTGCCAATCCGACCGCAGGTACCACACGTGACAGTGTTGATACACCGTTTGACTTTGAGGGGCAACGCTATGTTCTTATCGATACGGCCGGGATAAGGCGCAAGGGACGCGTCAGCCAGACTCTTGAAAAATACAGTGCAGTTCAGGCGCTGAAGGCGATGGATCGAGCCCATGTGGTATTGATGTTGATTGATGCAGAGGAGGGTGTCACGGATCAGGACCTTGCGGTCGCAGGTTATGCGTACGAACGTGGGCGGGCGTTGATTCTGGTGGTGAATAAATGGGATATCCCGGACAAGGATACCAACTCCATGAAGCGCTATCTTGAGGATGTGCGCTATCGTTTCAAATATCTACCTTTTGCGCCGGTTCTCTTTATTTCGGCTTTGACCGGTCAGCGTGTCGATAAAATTATGCCGACTGTCGCGCGCGTCAATGGTGAATTTAATCGCAGGGTCACGACTTCTGAACTGAATTCAGTCCTCGAAGAGGTCGTCGCCCGCCATCCGCCAGCGATGGTCAGTGGTCGACGGATTAAGCTCTACTATGCGACCCAGACCATGGTTCGTCCACCCACGTTTATGATCTTTACCAATTGCCCGGATGATATCCATTTCTCCTACGAACGTTATCTGCAGAATGCTTTTCGGGAGGCTTTCGGTTTTGAAGGTGTTCCGCTTTGGATAAAGTTTCGTGGCCGTGATAAAAAATGA
- a CDS encoding response regulator, protein MSLVGNLEDLGLGDILQIVNLSKKSGFLTLTCGQRQGTVSFTDGLVVQATSSLFQSSLGSLLLKHKFLKPEALELALAEQATLKQRTLGSILVSNGQIASEKIEAIIKAQVERIVYNFFGWLEGTFDFQLDESNFPSLTPLPFSDFTLENGLNPQWLVSEGRRLLAEGRLVAAETDIDLNVELAQSGGHVVQEARPHFAGESGPLFIIDDDDPTRSVLQKAFIRAGFEVEVFALISDLVNACADKCKIGRNPALLIDLIMPRLDGNGILGGLEVMEIIAEEYPTLPMILMTDHPNAEAEKKAKELGVTVVLRKPKKIEIREERGVEILKNLLFEVDRHLITRGYRPPQKTADFDIGRDLVDDFDRVDQREGPEKEGSPGLHLLKGMLQELVNPLLCGGVILLILRFASELLNRAVIFDVKGNELIGIGQFGLDETTKNADRMVRSLRLTIDSDSLFGRVLNQKCAFRGRLGQSASEIKLRNQLGGVVAPEVFVGPLVSGGKVVAVLYGDNLPELRSVGDIEAFEIFLSQAGMAMEKVLLERRDT, encoded by the coding sequence ATGAGTTTGGTAGGCAACCTTGAGGATCTGGGCCTCGGCGATATTCTGCAGATTGTCAACCTCAGTAAAAAATCCGGGTTTCTTACCCTGACCTGTGGTCAGCGCCAAGGAACTGTCTCCTTTACTGATGGGTTGGTCGTGCAGGCCACTTCCAGTCTTTTTCAGTCCAGTCTGGGCAGCCTTCTGCTCAAACATAAGTTCCTGAAGCCCGAAGCTCTGGAGCTTGCTCTTGCCGAGCAGGCGACCTTGAAGCAACGAACCTTAGGCTCGATTCTTGTGTCGAACGGCCAAATCGCTTCCGAAAAAATAGAGGCCATCATTAAGGCCCAGGTTGAACGGATCGTTTATAATTTTTTCGGCTGGTTGGAAGGGACTTTCGATTTTCAACTCGATGAGTCAAATTTCCCTAGCTTGACTCCCTTGCCTTTTAGTGATTTTACTCTTGAGAATGGGCTGAATCCACAATGGTTGGTTTCTGAAGGTCGTCGGTTACTTGCCGAAGGACGTCTGGTTGCCGCTGAGACAGACATAGATTTAAATGTCGAGCTGGCTCAATCTGGCGGTCATGTAGTTCAAGAGGCTCGACCACATTTCGCGGGTGAAAGCGGTCCGCTCTTCATCATAGATGATGATGACCCGACTCGATCGGTGTTACAAAAAGCCTTTATTCGGGCCGGGTTTGAGGTTGAAGTTTTTGCGTTGATTTCTGACCTGGTTAATGCCTGTGCGGACAAATGTAAAATCGGGAGAAATCCGGCCTTACTAATCGATTTAATTATGCCAAGGTTGGATGGCAATGGCATCTTGGGTGGTCTTGAAGTTATGGAGATTATTGCAGAGGAATATCCAACTCTGCCGATGATTTTAATGACTGACCACCCCAATGCCGAGGCGGAAAAAAAAGCGAAAGAGCTTGGAGTTACTGTCGTTTTACGTAAGCCAAAGAAAATCGAAATTCGTGAAGAACGAGGGGTTGAGATCCTTAAAAACCTGTTATTTGAAGTCGATCGGCATTTAATCACGAGGGGCTATCGACCACCTCAGAAAACAGCTGATTTTGATATTGGTCGTGATCTGGTTGATGACTTTGATCGCGTCGACCAGAGAGAAGGTCCCGAGAAAGAGGGTTCTCCCGGTCTTCATCTCCTTAAGGGCATGCTGCAAGAGCTGGTTAATCCGCTTCTGTGCGGTGGGGTTATTCTGTTGATTCTGCGTTTTGCCAGTGAGCTGTTGAATCGCGCAGTGATCTTTGATGTAAAGGGGAATGAACTCATCGGTATTGGTCAATTCGGACTGGATGAAACGACCAAAAATGCCGACAGGATGGTACGCAGTCTGCGACTCACAATTGATTCTGACTCTCTCTTTGGTCGGGTTCTGAATCAGAAATGCGCATTTCGAGGTCGGTTGGGACAGAGTGCTTCGGAAATAAAATTGCGGAATCAATTAGGAGGAGTTGTTGCTCCTGAGGTGTTTGTCGGCCCTCTGGTCAGTGGAGGGAAGGTTGTGGCCGTGCTTTACGGCGATAATTTGCCAGAATTGAGGTCAGTCGGCGATATTGAGGCTTTCGAAATTTTTCTTTCGCAAGCCGGGATGGCCATGGAAAAGGTCCTGCTGGAGAGGCGGGATACATGA